A window of the Desulfobacula toluolica Tol2 genome harbors these coding sequences:
- a CDS encoding alpha/beta fold hydrolase produces MEFLKIGSKKIEVQWHKQRQKDHPTLIFLHEGLGCAKMWKDFPQRVSQMTSCPCLVFSRFGYGNSDPCPVPWKINFMHKQALSILPAIIKKAQIKDYILIGHSDGASIGIIFAGSPYARGLKGLITEAAHLFCEPVTVECIQQAKTNYEQHDLKQRLEKYHGKNTKNAFRGWNDVWLNPNFINWNIEKYLKHINVPMLAIQGKDDQYGTVRHIHSIRRHVNHARTCLIDNCRHSPHLEQPEKALNIITEFISHIL; encoded by the coding sequence ATGGAATTTTTAAAAATAGGTTCCAAAAAGATTGAAGTGCAGTGGCATAAGCAAAGACAAAAAGATCATCCCACCCTGATCTTTTTGCATGAAGGTCTGGGGTGTGCAAAAATGTGGAAAGATTTCCCCCAAAGGGTCTCCCAAATGACATCTTGTCCCTGTTTGGTTTTTTCAAGATTTGGATACGGCAATTCAGATCCATGCCCCGTCCCCTGGAAAATCAACTTTATGCACAAACAGGCCCTTAGCATCCTGCCGGCCATCATAAAAAAAGCTCAAATTAAAGATTATATTTTGATTGGTCACTCGGATGGCGCATCCATTGGCATCATCTTTGCCGGCAGCCCATATGCACGAGGCTTGAAAGGGCTTATCACTGAAGCCGCACATTTGTTTTGTGAACCCGTCACTGTAGAGTGCATTCAACAGGCAAAAACCAATTATGAACAGCATGATTTAAAGCAACGCCTTGAAAAATATCATGGTAAAAATACAAAGAATGCATTCCGCGGCTGGAATGATGTCTGGCTAAACCCGAATTTTATCAACTGGAACATTGAAAAATACTTAAAGCACATCAATGTTCCCATGCTTGCCATCCAGGGAAAAGACGATCAGTATGGAACCGTAAGGCATATTCATTCCATTCGCCGCCATGTAAATCATGCCAGAACTTGCCTGATTGATAACTGCAGACACTCTCCACACCTTGAGCAGCCTGAAAAAGCATTAAACATCATAACTGAATTTATTAGTCATATTCTATGA
- a CDS encoding DUF3786 domain-containing protein — protein MSHINNPMEIFKLLNGSNCKECNEKTCLAFAVAVFKEKKPIHACPYLEKKVIEQYGGAIEKPNTIDEYKAEAIETLKQKISLIDISKAAKRIGAQFYNNKLTVKIFGKNLSIDAKCNISSEIHINAYMMVPVLNYILNGSGKSPNGNWITFRELTGGASRYAHFQQRCEKPLKRIADIYTDLFKDMLEIFDGKKIVSHIDSDISIVLYPLPLFPIMVCYWKPEDGLESSLHIYFDTTSDDNLDIESIYTLSEGFALMFEKIALKHGF, from the coding sequence ATGTCACATATCAATAATCCCATGGAAATCTTTAAGTTGCTGAATGGTTCTAACTGTAAAGAATGTAATGAAAAAACCTGCCTGGCATTTGCAGTGGCTGTATTTAAGGAAAAAAAACCGATACATGCGTGCCCTTATTTGGAAAAAAAAGTGATTGAACAGTATGGGGGGGCAATTGAAAAACCCAATACCATTGATGAATATAAAGCAGAAGCTATTGAAACACTCAAACAAAAGATATCCTTGATTGATATTTCCAAAGCAGCGAAACGCATAGGAGCCCAGTTTTACAACAATAAACTTACCGTAAAAATTTTTGGTAAGAATTTAAGTATTGATGCAAAGTGCAACATATCATCTGAAATTCATATCAATGCATATATGATGGTGCCTGTATTAAACTATATCTTGAACGGATCAGGTAAATCTCCGAACGGAAATTGGATCACATTTCGGGAGTTGACTGGCGGAGCTTCCCGATATGCTCATTTTCAACAGCGTTGTGAAAAACCGTTAAAGCGGATTGCTGATATCTATACGGATCTGTTTAAAGATATGCTGGAAATTTTTGACGGAAAAAAAATTGTCAGTCATATTGATTCGGATATTTCAATTGTTTTGTATCCTTTGCCTCTTTTTCCGATAATGGTTTGCTACTGGAAGCCGGAAGATGGTCTTGAGTCTAGTCTTCACATCTATTTTGATACTACGTCTGATGATAATCTTGACATTGAATCCATCTATACGCTTAGTGAAGGTTTTGCTTTGATGTTTGAGAAAATCGCCTTGAAACATGGTTTTTAA
- the acs gene encoding acetate--CoA ligase: MSKKEVVETTEAQIAVHWKEENYYYPSTKFIAQANLNDVEVFDRFSLDNFPDCYTEYAELLTWYKYWDEVLDSSDAPCFKWFKGGLLNASYNCIDRHLKNNKNKTAIHFVPELEEEKIEHITYQELYVKVNEFAALLRDFAGLKRGDRVTIHMPMSAELPITMLACARIGVIHSVVFGGFSASACADRIVDSNSRVLITMDAYYRGGKLLNHKVNADEAVKISADDGQVVDKVLVWQRYPGKISSDTPMVKGRDFFVNDELKKFYGARVEPEKMLSEDPLFLMYTSGTTGKPKGCQHGTGGYLAYVTAMSKYIQDIHPEDVYWCMADIGWITGHSFIVYGPLALCASSVIYEGVPTYPDAGRSWRIAQELDVNIFHTAPTAIRALRKLGPDEPAKYNYHFKHMTTVGEPIEPAVWKWYESAVGKGEAIIVDTWWQTETGGFLCSTVPGLSPMKPGSAGPGVPGIHPIILDDDGNEITEPGIAGNICIQNPWPGMLQTVWGNRQRFVDTYFAQYCKDPNSKDWRDWPYLAGDAATKSEDGYYRILGRIDDVINVSGHRLGTKEIESAAMVVDEVAEAAVVPVSHDIKGKEPDLYIALKTGVEPSEELARKISDAICDQIGKIAKPRKVWLVPDMPKTRSGKIMRRVLGAISNKGDVGNVMTLANPEVVEEIKHMVQK; encoded by the coding sequence ATGAGCAAAAAAGAAGTCGTTGAAACCACAGAAGCCCAAATCGCAGTTCACTGGAAAGAAGAAAACTATTATTATCCATCCACAAAATTTATTGCTCAGGCCAACCTTAACGATGTTGAAGTTTTTGACCGGTTCAGCCTGGATAATTTCCCGGACTGTTACACAGAATATGCAGAACTTCTAACCTGGTATAAATACTGGGATGAGGTATTGGATTCAAGTGATGCCCCCTGCTTTAAATGGTTTAAAGGCGGACTTTTAAATGCCAGTTACAATTGCATAGACCGTCATCTGAAAAACAATAAAAACAAAACTGCGATCCATTTTGTCCCTGAACTGGAAGAAGAAAAAATTGAGCATATTACCTACCAGGAACTTTATGTGAAAGTAAATGAATTTGCGGCATTATTACGGGATTTTGCCGGGTTAAAAAGAGGAGACAGAGTTACCATTCACATGCCCATGTCGGCAGAGCTTCCCATCACCATGCTGGCCTGTGCAAGGATCGGCGTCATCCACTCTGTTGTATTTGGCGGGTTTTCCGCCAGTGCTTGTGCTGACAGGATTGTGGATTCAAATTCCCGTGTATTAATCACCATGGACGCCTATTACAGGGGAGGAAAACTTCTCAACCACAAGGTGAATGCAGATGAGGCAGTAAAAATTTCTGCTGATGACGGCCAAGTGGTTGATAAAGTATTGGTATGGCAACGATATCCGGGTAAAATTTCGTCTGACACACCCATGGTAAAAGGTCGCGATTTTTTTGTTAATGATGAACTCAAAAAATTCTATGGTGCCCGGGTAGAACCTGAAAAAATGCTGTCTGAAGATCCTCTGTTTCTTATGTATACCAGCGGAACAACCGGCAAGCCCAAAGGTTGTCAGCATGGCACCGGTGGCTATCTTGCCTATGTGACGGCCATGTCAAAATACATCCAGGATATCCACCCTGAAGATGTTTACTGGTGTATGGCTGACATTGGATGGATCACAGGACACTCTTTCATCGTATACGGCCCTTTGGCCCTATGCGCCTCTTCTGTGATTTATGAAGGCGTGCCTACCTATCCCGATGCCGGACGTTCCTGGAGAATTGCCCAGGAACTGGATGTCAATATTTTCCATACGGCTCCAACCGCTATCCGGGCGTTAAGAAAATTAGGCCCGGATGAACCTGCCAAATACAATTACCATTTCAAACACATGACAACCGTTGGAGAACCCATCGAGCCTGCTGTATGGAAATGGTATGAATCCGCTGTCGGCAAAGGGGAAGCCATAATAGTAGACACTTGGTGGCAAACGGAAACCGGTGGATTCCTTTGCAGTACCGTTCCGGGACTCAGTCCCATGAAACCGGGCAGTGCAGGTCCCGGAGTTCCCGGCATTCACCCCATCATTCTGGATGACGACGGCAATGAAATCACTGAACCGGGCATTGCCGGAAATATTTGCATCCAAAACCCATGGCCTGGAATGCTCCAGACAGTGTGGGGAAACAGACAAAGATTTGTTGACACCTATTTTGCCCAGTATTGCAAAGACCCCAACAGCAAAGACTGGAGAGACTGGCCCTACCTGGCGGGAGATGCTGCAACAAAATCGGAAGACGGATACTACAGGATTCTGGGCAGGATTGATGATGTTATCAATGTGTCGGGTCACCGCCTTGGAACCAAAGAAATCGAATCAGCAGCCATGGTAGTCGATGAGGTTGCAGAAGCCGCTGTTGTACCGGTTTCCCATGATATCAAAGGCAAGGAGCCTGACCTGTATATTGCCCTTAAAACTGGGGTTGAACCAAGTGAAGAGCTGGCCAGAAAAATCTCCGATGCCATTTGCGACCAAATCGGCAAAATCGCCAAGCCCAGAAAAGTATGGCTGGTTCCTGATATGCCCAAAACCAGATCCGGTAAAATCATGAGACGGGTCTTGGGTGCCATCTCCAACAAAGGGGATGTGGGCAATGTCATGACATTGGCAAACCCGGAAGTTGTTGAGGAAATCAAACACATGGTTCAAAAATAA
- a CDS encoding propionyl-CoA synthetase has translation MSNLYAKAYEQSINNPDKFWGSIAEDCHWYKKWDKVLDDSNKPFYRWFTGAETNSCYNAVDLHVDNGNGEQDAIIYDSPVTDTIKKYTFFDLKDRVAKFAGVLTSKGVGKGDRVIIYMPMIPEAVFAMLACARIGAVHSVVFGGFAANELATRINDAKPKVIVSASCGIEVTRVIEYKPLLDEAINLSESKPQTCIIFQRPQATANMIEQRDYDWNDEMAKAVPQDCVHVKATDPLYILYTSGTTGQPKGVVRDNGGHMVALKWTMKAVYGVDKGDVYWAASDIGWVVGHSYIVYGPLFKGCTTILFEGKPVGTPDAAAFWRVISQHKVKTMFTAPTAFRAIKREDPNAQLMKNFNLSCFNYLFLAGERLDPDTLSWAQNALKIPVIDHWWQTETGWAIAANCVGLHRFDVKPGSPTKAVPGWNMVVLGPDGRAARAGEIGAIVAKLPLPPGTLPTLWQNDQRYVDSYLTMFPGYYETADAGFIDEDGYVYVMARTDDIINVAGHRLSTGAMEEVIAEHPDVAECAVMGVEDKLKGQIPLGMMVLNAGVDRDNDEIVKEVVDLVRSKIGPVAAFKTATVVKRLPKTRSGKILRGTMRAIADKKKYKIPATIDDHTTLDEIEESLGKIGYGNKA, from the coding sequence ATGTCCAATTTGTATGCAAAAGCTTATGAACAATCCATAAACAATCCTGACAAATTCTGGGGATCTATTGCTGAAGACTGCCACTGGTATAAAAAATGGGATAAAGTTCTGGATGACTCAAACAAACCATTCTACAGGTGGTTCACAGGTGCAGAAACAAATTCCTGCTACAATGCAGTTGATCTTCATGTGGATAACGGCAATGGGGAACAAGATGCAATTATTTATGACAGCCCGGTAACAGATACCATCAAAAAATACACTTTTTTTGATCTCAAAGACCGGGTTGCAAAATTTGCCGGGGTTTTAACCTCAAAAGGCGTTGGCAAGGGAGACAGGGTTATTATTTATATGCCCATGATACCGGAAGCCGTATTTGCAATGCTGGCCTGCGCAAGGATCGGTGCTGTCCATTCTGTTGTTTTTGGCGGATTTGCAGCCAATGAACTGGCCACCCGGATCAATGATGCCAAACCCAAGGTGATTGTATCGGCATCCTGCGGCATTGAGGTGACACGCGTCATAGAATATAAACCTCTTTTGGATGAAGCCATTAATCTGTCCGAGTCAAAACCGCAAACCTGTATCATTTTCCAAAGGCCCCAGGCAACAGCAAATATGATTGAGCAAAGGGATTATGACTGGAATGATGAAATGGCAAAGGCAGTTCCCCAGGATTGTGTTCACGTCAAAGCAACAGACCCGCTCTACATTCTTTACACGTCCGGCACAACCGGACAGCCCAAAGGTGTTGTAAGGGATAACGGCGGACATATGGTGGCGTTAAAGTGGACCATGAAAGCTGTTTATGGTGTTGATAAAGGGGATGTATACTGGGCAGCTTCCGATATCGGATGGGTCGTAGGCCACTCATACATTGTCTACGGCCCCCTCTTTAAAGGGTGTACCACCATCCTTTTTGAAGGCAAACCCGTGGGAACTCCTGATGCAGCAGCTTTCTGGAGAGTGATCTCTCAGCACAAAGTCAAAACAATGTTTACAGCTCCAACGGCATTCAGGGCCATTAAAAGGGAAGATCCAAATGCCCAATTGATGAAAAATTTTAACCTGTCCTGTTTCAACTACCTGTTTCTGGCCGGAGAACGGCTGGACCCGGACACATTGTCGTGGGCTCAAAATGCCCTCAAGATACCGGTGATTGATCACTGGTGGCAGACGGAAACCGGTTGGGCCATTGCAGCCAATTGTGTAGGACTTCACCGGTTTGATGTCAAACCCGGATCTCCCACAAAAGCTGTTCCAGGATGGAATATGGTTGTTCTGGGCCCTGACGGACGGGCTGCCCGTGCAGGGGAGATAGGTGCCATCGTAGCCAAATTGCCGCTTCCTCCGGGCACATTGCCCACACTCTGGCAAAACGATCAAAGATATGTTGATTCATATCTGACAATGTTCCCTGGATACTATGAAACTGCTGACGCAGGATTTATTGATGAAGACGGGTATGTCTATGTTATGGCCAGGACAGACGACATTATCAATGTGGCAGGCCACAGGCTTTCCACCGGAGCTATGGAAGAAGTCATTGCAGAACACCCGGATGTTGCAGAGTGCGCCGTCATGGGTGTTGAGGATAAACTCAAAGGCCAGATTCCTCTTGGGATGATGGTATTAAATGCCGGTGTGGATCGGGATAATGATGAAATTGTAAAGGAAGTTGTTGACCTGGTCAGAAGTAAAATCGGGCCGGTTGCTGCGTTTAAAACCGCAACCGTCGTAAAACGGCTTCCCAAAACAAGATCCGGGAAAATTCTCAGGGGAACCATGCGGGCAATCGCAGACAAAAAAAAGTATAAAATCCCTGCTACCATTGATGATCACACAACACTTGATGAAATTGAAGAATCCCTTGGAAAAATCGGATACGGCAACAAGGCCTGA
- a CDS encoding sodium:solute symporter family protein has protein sequence MDPKMWVYILLGLYIIYCFWWGLRGFFTEKTASGYGIAGRSIPFIAFLMAATAASFSGWTFIGHPGLIWKAGLVYAFASFYVLTIPITGAFFAKRNWLMGKRYGFITPGDMFAYYYNNEGVRWLTVLAAFLYSIFYSGLQLIAAAKLFYWVAGVPQTIGLIFMAFIVWFYVVTGGLKASTWVGVLQFCLLVGGIILLGFYVITSPLFGGWTGFAASMNGLEDKYMKVPGLIHFGLGTGGWTAVMILTYMFALMGIQSSPAFTLWNFGLSSPKPLAWQQVFMSTFVVGLALFFFTAFQGIGARILMMAGELAPKVDGDVVPMLMTKFLPGPVLGLVFLGAIAAIHSTAAPYIGTGGTIIQRDVWWRYVRKQGGSHREQIWTNRIFATILAVAAVVVSLTSTDAIVMIGGFATAFGTIMYICLLGVHWGFKFPSIGAVLGLISAIVACFLTYYVWKYPLSMHTAFWGIFTGLIVAYLCRGIGFKDSEETIARQKEVRAWLDSVDGPSENGKKWRSRMKIIVPVWYLLALGPGVLIGNTAFTFCGFPPIWAWQIVWWILGIVMMWALCFKAEMSTTSDEQIRRADTETMDVTKEAD, from the coding sequence ATGGATCCAAAGATGTGGGTATACATCCTGCTTGGACTATACATTATTTATTGTTTCTGGTGGGGGCTAAGGGGCTTTTTTACTGAAAAAACCGCTTCAGGTTATGGAATTGCAGGGCGTTCCATACCTTTTATCGCATTTTTGATGGCGGCAACGGCTGCATCTTTTTCCGGGTGGACATTCATAGGGCATCCCGGTTTGATCTGGAAGGCAGGGCTTGTGTATGCTTTTGCCTCGTTCTATGTTCTAACCATACCCATCACAGGTGCATTTTTTGCCAAAAGAAACTGGCTCATGGGCAAACGGTACGGGTTTATCACACCGGGTGACATGTTCGCCTACTATTACAATAATGAAGGTGTCAGGTGGCTGACGGTTCTTGCAGCATTTCTCTACTCTATTTTTTACTCAGGCCTCCAGCTTATTGCCGCAGCAAAACTCTTTTACTGGGTTGCCGGTGTTCCCCAGACCATCGGCCTGATCTTCATGGCCTTCATTGTGTGGTTCTATGTTGTAACCGGAGGTCTTAAAGCAAGTACCTGGGTCGGGGTTCTTCAATTCTGTCTCCTGGTCGGCGGTATTATACTCCTGGGTTTTTATGTTATCACATCACCTCTTTTTGGCGGCTGGACAGGTTTTGCAGCATCAATGAACGGCCTTGAAGACAAATATATGAAAGTTCCCGGTTTGATCCACTTTGGCCTTGGCACTGGAGGCTGGACTGCGGTGATGATTTTAACCTACATGTTTGCTCTCATGGGTATTCAGTCATCACCTGCTTTTACGCTATGGAACTTTGGCCTTTCATCTCCCAAACCCCTTGCCTGGCAGCAGGTATTCATGTCAACCTTTGTTGTTGGCCTGGCTCTTTTCTTTTTTACGGCTTTCCAGGGTATTGGTGCAAGGATATTGATGATGGCAGGTGAACTTGCCCCCAAAGTCGACGGTGACGTGGTGCCCATGCTCATGACCAAATTCTTGCCCGGACCGGTTCTGGGCCTGGTTTTCTTAGGGGCCATTGCAGCCATTCACTCAACGGCTGCTCCCTATATCGGAACCGGTGGCACCATCATCCAGAGGGATGTCTGGTGGAGGTATGTCAGAAAACAAGGGGGATCTCACAGAGAACAGATCTGGACTAATCGTATTTTTGCAACCATTCTGGCGGTCGCAGCAGTTGTGGTAAGTTTGACCTCCACGGATGCCATTGTTATGATCGGTGGTTTTGCAACCGCTTTTGGCACGATTATGTACATCTGTCTGCTGGGTGTTCACTGGGGATTTAAATTCCCCAGTATTGGTGCGGTGTTAGGCCTTATTTCAGCTATTGTTGCATGTTTTTTAACCTATTATGTCTGGAAATATCCGCTTTCCATGCACACGGCTTTCTGGGGTATTTTTACAGGCCTTATCGTGGCTTATCTTTGCCGTGGTATAGGGTTTAAAGACAGTGAAGAAACCATTGCCCGTCAAAAAGAAGTGAGAGCTTGGCTTGACTCTGTGGATGGCCCGTCTGAAAACGGTAAAAAATGGCGATCCAGAATGAAAATAATTGTTCCTGTATGGTATTTACTGGCTCTTGGTCCGGGTGTTCTTATCGGCAATACCGCATTTACGTTCTGCGGATTCCCGCCCATCTGGGCATGGCAGATCGTCTGGTGGATACTGGGTATTGTAATGATGTGGGCTCTTTGCTTTAAAGCTGAAATGTCAACAACGTCCGATGAACAGATCAGACGCGCAGATACAGAGACAATGGATGTGACAAAGGAAGCGGATTAA
- a CDS encoding exonuclease domain-containing protein, giving the protein MKQTNRFWKFVFFALAATLVVITAILSLLWQALSREEGRILISLANDYFLYIISAVFICIAVAFAGLEIIFITYIKPLKKICDEASMIYSSNPSHRITINGNKDIKALSYVINSFADLFENLNKNITEQILAARKKTEEERNLLAAIMAELPQGVFICNKCGRILLFNSLAKKIFSQESKSLKAEYFIGLGRSIFHLIDKELIGHAIEEIQTRLKNEQKSVASYFITPIHTGHLISVETIPILDQKKEMTGFILTFQDVSDDINTYDITHKTLVTLKKELSKHILLVKEELIQSYDKNRMNSSGRLPLIKILDQLPRHHERVSDIVLDAILTKVPLTKLLLSDFLNSMKSKADSQYGIKLNIIHQTENNRIQADKYLFTTALILLFKNLSDIILNNEFNIASLKTGNRIIFEITWQNRLSNKNQINKNQVEKLLYKRFNELPSLFYILKLNKAQLRIICDSFDFCSQINIITRAEFKTPLREKLRPPVIAGSRPEFYDFNLFKTEDENLDLLDTNLRTITYTVFDTETTGLNPDGGDEIISIAAVRIVNLRIAYQDIFEELVDPKRDIPMESYKIHGINYEMVNGKKDIRTILPIFKQFTSNTVIVGHNIAFDMKMLKVKEKTTQIKFSNPVLDTLLLSAILHPVHERHDMENIAKRLGVNIIGRHTALGDAIATAEIFLKLLPILNSNGILTLKDAIKASKKSYYARLKY; this is encoded by the coding sequence ATGAAGCAGACCAACCGATTCTGGAAATTTGTCTTTTTTGCCCTGGCTGCAACCCTGGTTGTTATTACCGCGATTTTGTCTTTGTTATGGCAGGCATTGAGCCGGGAAGAAGGCAGGATTCTCATTTCCCTGGCAAATGATTATTTTTTGTATATTATCAGTGCGGTTTTTATTTGCATTGCCGTTGCATTTGCCGGGCTTGAAATAATATTTATTACATACATCAAGCCTTTAAAAAAAATTTGTGACGAAGCCTCCATGATTTATTCATCCAACCCCTCCCACCGTATAACCATTAACGGAAACAAAGATATAAAAGCCTTGTCATACGTTATCAATAGTTTTGCAGACCTGTTTGAAAACCTGAATAAAAATATTACCGAACAGATACTGGCTGCCAGAAAAAAAACAGAAGAAGAAAGAAACCTTTTGGCAGCTATTATGGCTGAACTTCCCCAGGGTGTATTTATCTGCAATAAATGCGGCAGAATTTTGCTGTTTAATTCTCTTGCAAAAAAAATATTTTCACAGGAAAGCAAGTCTTTGAAAGCCGAATATTTTATCGGACTTGGCAGATCCATATTTCACCTGATTGATAAAGAATTGATTGGCCATGCCATTGAAGAAATTCAAACACGTCTGAAAAATGAGCAAAAAAGTGTGGCATCTTATTTTATTACCCCCATTCATACCGGGCATTTAATCAGTGTTGAAACCATTCCAATCCTTGACCAGAAAAAAGAAATGACCGGTTTTATTCTCACATTTCAGGACGTGAGCGATGACATCAATACCTATGATATCACCCATAAAACCCTTGTAACCTTAAAAAAAGAACTGTCAAAACATATTTTGCTGGTAAAAGAAGAATTAATTCAATCATACGATAAAAACAGAATGAATTCATCAGGACGACTTCCTCTGATTAAGATTCTTGATCAGCTTCCCCGTCACCACGAAAGGGTTTCAGATATCGTGCTTGATGCCATATTAACCAAAGTACCCTTGACAAAACTCTTGTTGTCGGATTTTCTCAATTCAATGAAATCAAAGGCTGATTCGCAATATGGAATAAAACTGAATATCATCCATCAGACTGAAAACAACAGGATACAGGCTGATAAATATTTATTCACAACAGCATTGATCCTATTGTTTAAAAACCTGTCGGATATTATTTTGAACAATGAGTTTAACATCGCTTCTCTAAAAACAGGCAACAGAATAATTTTTGAAATAACCTGGCAGAATCGTCTGTCAAACAAAAACCAGATAAACAAAAACCAGGTCGAAAAACTTCTGTATAAAAGGTTTAATGAGCTGCCCAGTCTTTTTTATATTTTAAAACTTAACAAGGCTCAATTGCGGATTATCTGTGACAGTTTTGACTTTTGTTCTCAAATCAATATCATCACCAGAGCTGAATTCAAGACACCTTTAAGAGAAAAACTACGCCCCCCCGTTATTGCCGGCAGCAGACCTGAATTTTATGATTTTAACCTGTTCAAGACAGAAGATGAAAACCTTGATCTTCTGGATACAAATTTGAGAACCATCACTTATACGGTTTTTGACACGGAGACAACCGGCCTGAATCCGGATGGCGGTGATGAGATCATTTCCATTGCTGCAGTGAGAATCGTCAATCTCAGGATCGCATACCAGGATATTTTTGAGGAACTGGTTGACCCGAAAAGAGACATTCCCATGGAATCTTATAAAATTCACGGCATTAATTATGAAATGGTCAATGGTAAAAAAGATATCCGCACCATTTTGCCAATATTCAAACAATTTACTTCAAACACGGTGATTGTGGGACATAATATCGCTTTTGACATGAAGATGCTGAAAGTCAAGGAAAAGACCACTCAAATCAAGTTTTCAAACCCGGTACTGGATACGCTTCTTTTATCTGCCATCCTGCACCCGGTCCATGAACGGCATGATATGGAAAATATTGCAAAACGCTTGGGGGTGAATATTATCGGCAGACATACGGCCCTTGGGGATGCCATTGCAACAGCAGAAATTTTTTTAAAACTGCTCCCTATTTTAAACAGCAATGGTATTCTGACCCTTAAAGATGCCATTAAAGCATCCAAAAAGAGTTACTATGCACGGTTAAAATATTAA
- a CDS encoding LemA family protein yields MLEPWLKFTGICSVVMAIIVFCVIFGGYSSFVRSQNRIEASKSLLTDACQKRLDIVPELVEIIKTSRIKTSIPSINQTAQKAAIILKQVIAHESAVENALIKDFELSQTQLTFQIKQTLSQLEALVDKNSSQYVSSQQFSALKKQVDTTQDNLFVIQKRYNKEVAYFNLRTKVFPGFLIAKLFGFNKIHYTSISKDLFLPAQKTFAPVTS; encoded by the coding sequence ATGCTTGAACCATGGTTAAAATTTACTGGAATCTGTTCTGTTGTGATGGCAATTATTGTATTTTGTGTTATTTTCGGAGGGTACAGCAGTTTTGTAAGATCTCAGAATCGAATTGAAGCGTCAAAATCACTTTTGACCGATGCCTGCCAAAAGAGGTTGGATATAGTGCCGGAACTTGTTGAAATAATAAAAACAAGCAGGATAAAAACATCCATACCATCCATAAACCAGACAGCACAAAAAGCAGCCATCATCTTAAAACAGGTCATTGCCCATGAATCTGCCGTTGAAAATGCTTTGATAAAAGATTTTGAACTTTCACAAACACAACTGACGTTTCAGATAAAGCAAACATTATCCCAATTGGAAGCCTTGGTTGATAAAAACAGTTCACAATATGTTAGTTCACAACAATTTTCTGCTTTAAAAAAACAAGTTGATACGACCCAGGACAACCTGTTTGTAATACAAAAACGGTATAACAAAGAAGTGGCATATTTTAATTTAAGAACAAAAGTATTTCCCGGGTTTTTAATCGCAAAACTGTTTGGATTCAACAAGATTCACTATACAAGTATTTCAAAAGATCTTTTTTTGCCTGCCCAAAAAACTTTTGCACCCGTAACATCATGA